AAGCAGGGAAAAGAGATCATCCATGCTCTCAGCCAGACGGCCAGCCTCCCCTTCGCTGCTGTAATATCCAATGGAACCATCTTCCAACAGGTGGTATTCTCCGCCGGAGCCATCTCTGGCAAAGGCCATGCCGGGCATTGAAAAGGTGCATCGGCCTTCCGCGTCATCCCGCGGGGACAACTCATCCAGCAGGAAGAAGTCAAACAGCGAATCAAATTCATCCGCCAAATCAGGGTTTTCGTGCAATATCTTCAAATAGTCCATAGCCGTTTTCCTCCGTTTACGGTTCTTGGGTCATTTCGTGCAGCCGTTCCAGCCACAGCGTTTCTTCGATCATCTCATCATTCTGGTAAAAATGGTCTTTGTCGCGGGCCAGATGATCAGCAAGTGGAGCCGCGTCCAGCGGGGTACATACCACAAAACTGTCCCGATCCGCCCCCTTGATCTCCCGGTTGAGGTAGTACACCCGCCTGGCATCGCGGGAATACCAGTGCCCAAGCAGTTCCCAGGAAGTCAGCTCTGCTTTGGGAAGCTGTTTGCCGTAGGCATATATCCGCTTCTCATCTCTGGCAAAATAGGTATCGCCCAAGGAGCGGAAAGAGGACACCTCCGCGCCCTTGATGACCTTCACCTTGCCGTCTCCGTTGTGGAAGTAGACCTGCCGGCTGTCCTTTGCATATCCCTGGGGCGCACCCGAATCGTTCTGGCCGTTGTCCAACACCTGGAAAGCTGCCAGCTCTGCATCTGAGACTCTCCCGCTGGTGGTGTAGACGGCTGTTTTGTCCATCGCGTAGGCATAGTTTAACACCCGAAACGATGCCGGGTCTGCTCCACGCAGGCGAATCCCGCCGAGAAAGCAGGCCGCAGAGGATTTGCCCCAGTAATGCCAGCAGCAGAAGTCTTTGGGCGCAACCTCCTTCAACAAGCCGTTTTCATATAGGCCAGAGAAATAGACGGCTCCATCCCGAAGGAAAAATTCGTTGTCCACCGGCTCTGTGTTGGTGATTGGTTGCAGCGTTTCTTCCTGCTCGGCTGTGATGCTCAACTCGATATCATCGTCGCTGTAAATCAAGCAGAGCCCATGAGGAGCCTTTCTATCGAAATGCAGTTCAATGTCATGGTATTTGAGGATCAAAGGTTTCCCGTCGCTTCTCATGGTGGAAACGGCATCGGGATTCCCGAAGATTTCTATGACCTCATCCTGCGATATTCCGAATTTCAGCGGTGAAATGTCCCGAGGATTCTGCAATATTTGATTGCGCCAAATAGTAAAGTCCTGTTTCATGGTTTTCCGTCCAGTGCCCCAACGGTTTTCATAGCGGCGGAATCAAATTTGCACTGCCGCAGTTCCCGTTCAATCAGGGCAAACACATCGGGGAAGCACTCGATCTCGTCCTGATACTCATATTTCGCATACAGTTTCCCGTACTCCGAGATCCAGACCTCTGCCGGGTAGTAATAGCCGATGTGACCGATGGGCTGACACTTCTGACCGGCAGCCTGTTCGATTTCCGCCAGCTCACAGCCGGACATATCCCGGAAATAGGCTTCTTCCAAATGGTTTTTGATCCCGTTGACCAGGTAAGGGAACAAAGCAAACTCAAAGTCCGCCGCCCAGTTCAGCTTTTTCTGCGCCAGGTACCACTCGCAGCACAGGCCGAAATATTTGCGATAAAACCGCTGGGTGGTCTTCATCATCGGGACGCCATGATCGGCGTAATACTTCTCCGCAATGGAGATGTCCACTTTTCGCCCTTCCTGCCATCCGGCGTACTCCATCAGCTGCTTGACCTTGCTTTTGAGATCGCCGGAAATGGGGATGCGTTCTTTCGTCACGGTGGTCACCTCCATTATTTCTCAAGTGGATAATACCAATCCTCCGGGCCATTGTAACTGACCTCAAATGCTTCTGTATCAACATTCAGTTCTGATTTGGCTGTTCGATAAGCTACAGCGGCGACCTGTTTCAGAATGGGGGTAGCCTCCTCCCAGTAGACGCATGATGCTTCATCTTCCAACTCAGAATCTTCGTCTTCCTGTTCCTCCTCAAAATTCAAAGAAAAGGATTCATTTTGAATCTCTGCGTAGAATGGAAGTTCAAAGTCCGCAGGATTGGTAATCCGGATCTCTCCAGTGGGAGCATACATCTCGGCCATACTCAGATTGCCGGCCTGAAGATATTTCTGGTATTGCTCTGCTTCGTTCTTGAGATACCGTTCCGAGGAGGCCCGGCTGTCAAAGTGGACGGCGCTTACCCCAGAGGCAAAGTCCGTTGTCAGGCTTATAGTGAACACCGTGTAATCCGGATGCTCCGCTTTCAGCTTTTTGATGGCGGTATTCACAAGGGACAGCATTTCTTCCTGGTAAAGGGCCGCGTTAAAATTCGTGTCCATGATTGTGTTCTCCCATCCTTCTGTCAAAGTTCATTCGGATACCCGATCTTATCCAGGCCCGCCTTGATTTCTTCCCATTCATTGCGCTTAGGGTTCAACGCAATGACCAGTTCTTTTGTCACCGGAACCCCATCAGCAAGCTGGCGCACAGTCTCCAAAGGCAGGTCTGCTGGGTAAAACCACTTTCCATACTCCACATAGGTCTGTGGATCGCCATCGATCAGGGGAAGCAGGTCTTTGGATGCGTCCTCGCCGTCCATGGGATTGCAGTACCAGGTGATGCCGTCTTCCGTCCAGACGCAGAAGGTACTTTTCATCTTTTTGACTTCACGGCTGCCCATGAGCTTTTGCAACGCAGGGGGCATCCCATCCGTCAGGTCTTCTATTCGGGGAAGTTTTTTCTCCCAGTCGTAGAGTTCGGAATCCACACCGTTGATTACACAGCCTTCCGGCGCAAACATGACGATCATGCTCTGGTCACTGCCATCAGTGGCAAAGAATGCCTCTTTGCCTTTTCGCCATGCGGGGTTGTATGTATAGTGGCGGATGAAGCTCCATTCCTCCTCCACCATGATGATGTCCAGAGCTGCCAGCCCTTTGCAGAAGTTTTTCAGGCGCTCCGCATTGGGAAGGCCAGATAAATCTTTTGTGGAAATCATGTGGTTATCCTCCTGTCTTTCCTCACCACAGCCGGTCGATCTTGGTATATATCTTACTGGGTTCTCTGTCCGTAAAACTGGTCAATGAGTCAGTGAGTTCTGTAAGCGGCATCACATTCAAAATATCCAGTGCATAATACCAGATCCCGGTGTCCCAGTCCCGGAACCGCCCATTGCAGACAGCTCGACCATAATCACCAGGAATCAAATCCAGTGCTAACTCATTGAGGGGCTGTTTTTGCCCTGTCTTATCGTAGGTATATCGCTCCGGCATCGCACCAATATGCCAATCATAGCGGTAATGCACCTGGATTCCAGACTCCTGCTGAATCAGTTCAAAAGGGTGAAGCCGCATTGTGCCATTAGGCTTCCATTCCATCAGCCTGCGACAGTCCCGATCAATCCGAAATCCATCGGGCCTCTGTACGATAGATGCAAAGTGAGTAGGCAGGCCAAAGGAATAGTAAGAGAAGAAGTCTTTCGGCAGCCGCATCGCTCTGGGATACTGGTTCCGTTGTGCGGCGGCGTTTCCGCCCCGACAGTCTTTATACCATTGCAGGCGGATCTGCTGAACCAGAAGTGTGGGCAGATATTTTTCTCTTTTTCGTTCCTCAGCTTTCATGAGTAATACAGAAAATCTCCTGGTTCAAATCAAAGTAGATCACCATCAGCTCGTCGGTGATCTCCGGGTTGAAGGACAGATCCATAATGAAAACTTGCTGATCCATCTCGTCATCCACCAGGCTGCCAAACCGCTTGAGCCGCAAAAAGTCCACCATCTCAGTAAAGGACAGCTTGGATGGGTCGGTTCCCGGAAAAAGATCAGCCGCAATATCCGGGCCTACATCGTCCCGGTGGAACTCCATGAAAAATGTCACAACGCTATGGTAGCGGCTGTCCTCGTCCGCCAGCGCCGCTTTGATGGCGGCTTTGGCCTTCTCCGCCAATTTCTCCGCCTCATCCAGCATTTCTCCCACCGCATCCATGGCGGTAGGATCAGCTGTCAGTTCTTTCTCTACATCGAAGAGAAAGGGCAGTCCCGATTCATCGGGAAAGGTGAAGATTTCCTCGCCAGGGGTATATGTAAAATCAATGCGTTTACAATTCAGTTTCATAGATACACCTCCTCATTGGTTTTCCAGATGGGGTAATGGGATTGGTGAATAGACCACTGTATCTCCGTCATTATCCATCTTGAGAATGATAGCAAATTCCGCTGTATTGCTGTCCTGTCCCTTTGGGAGAGGAAAGATCATTGGGGGGCAACGCAGGGCAGCATGGTTCGTGGTATTATTCCAATCTTCCATGGCAGCAGATAAAATGACATCAATGTGTGCCAATACCTTCTCAATGGAACCCGCTGAGATGTTGTAAAAAGTGGGGTTTTTATGATACTGCTCTGTGATGAAGTTTTTATAGGTTTGCACTGGCATAAAGCAAAATTCCCAATCAAGGGGATACAACCCAAGCCAATACTCATACAGTTTCATAGGCGTATCCTTACCCCTCAATGTTGGTAGCTTTGAGGCCCTTTTTCAAGGAACCGTAGACCGTTACCGCATGGTCGGTGAACATCTCGTCGCAGTCAAACCAGGCGGTGAAGCTGCCGCCGGAGGTGACGGACAGGCTCGTCATGCTGATCCGCCGGGCCAGTTCTTCCTCTGTGATGGGGTCTGTTTCCGGATCGCGGGGGTTTTCCTCATCCTGGGAAAGCCAGTTGTTAGCCAGCTCGGTCAGGTTCTTTGCCGCAAGCTCCCGCATGGCTTTGTCCCAGGTTTCACAGTCGGCCAGCAGCTTCTTGGCGGCACTGCGGGCGCGGGTCCAGGAGGGCTTGCTTTCAGCATTGACCTCCAGAGAAAGGAGCACATCCTTTCCGCACCACTGGATTTCGCCCTCGAAGGTATCATAGTCCTTGTCCAGCTTCAGCTCACCCAGCACCTGGTCCTGGATCACCACCGGCTTGTGGTACTCGTCCAGAACGGCTTGAAGTTCCGGACAGTCCTCGTGGGCCTTGACCACCTGGGAGATACACCAGGGCCATGCCACCAGATCTTTTGCCCATTCCTCTTTCATCCGGCGGATCTTCAGGCGGCAGATCTGCTCGTTTTGAAAGCGTTCCCAGCCCTTTTCGCTGTTACGCTCCTCATCGGTGACCGGCCACTCCAGCCGCTCCTCTTTGGTGCTGACCTTGCCGGTGTCACAAAATACCACGCCCAGCGTCACAACGGTCATTTCCCAAAAGTTTCCTTTCCAGTTATATCCGCCTCCAATGCAGCGATTGATCAGAGCGACCACTTCCTGCTCCTCGGGCTCGTACATCTCATAAAATTCTTCAAACATAGATCATTCTCCTTATCCCGCCGTTTGATTGCGGTATTCCTTCTCCAGTTGGGTGTACCACCGTTTCAGCATGGTTTCCAGACTGGTCTTTCCGTTGCGATCTGTAAAAACAAGAAACTTCTGCATCAGTCTGGGGAATAGATATTTGCCCGCTTTTGTCAGATCCTGATTGAGATAGACCATCCGAAGGATACGGCCCTGCCGATCCAGAGGGTTCTTTTTCAGCAGTTCCTTTTCAAAGCAGAAGCGCAGAAACACCACATTCTCGTCGTAGAAGTCCTCCACCACAGCCGCGCCAATGCTGGTGTATGTGATGTCGTACACCAACCGGCTCCAGTCAAATTTCTCGGCATAGAGTAGTTTCAGCGCCTTTGACCAGTGTTCCTCCGGGATCACCAGCATCCTGTGCTGGGCGGTACTGGAGTAGCCACGGTAGACGGGTTCCGGGTGTCCCAGCAGTTCGCTCACACTGTCGGCATAGACGAAGCACAACTCCTCGTCGAACAGGCCGCCGATAAAGTTACCATTGCAGTACAGCATATAGTTTTTGGACTTGGCCGGAGAGTAAGAGAGGTTGTATTCCTGGGAGTCCAGGATTTTATGTACTTTGTTCAAAAAATCTATTGATGTCATCGGTTTGCTCCTTATTCCTCAAACTCGCCCTCGATCATTCCGTTCAAATACCGGCCAGGGTCTGCGATGAAGTCGTCCCATTTGGCCAGAGGGTGGAACTCCTCGTGTTCGATATCCAGATACCACAGCTTTTTGTCCCTGGGGCTCCACAGCAGCAGGTAGTCACTGTAATTGTCCATGGCCGCCATGAGGGAGAGCAGCTTTTTTCGTTTCCAGGTCATCTCCTGCACATCCATGAAGGAGTAGAGCTCCGCCCACTTCACCCATTCCTGCTCCGGAAACTCCAGCCGAAGGGGGCCGGTTTTCAGATACTCCACCAGCTTGGCGGGCAGCTTATAGGGCATGAGCTGCCGGGCTTTTTCCTGTTCGTTGTGCCAGTCCTCCGGCTCCAGGGCTTTTAAGTAGTCGGCCAGCTCCTGATTTTTGTTCTGCACTGCCACGGTGTAAGGCCGGTCGCCGTATTTGTCAGCAATGGTGATGTCGGCTCCTTGCTCAATGAGCCAGCGAACCATAGGGAAATTGTTGGAGCGGGCGGCCTCGGTGACTGGGGTGGAGGCGTAAGGGAACATCATGTCCGGCTTGTGGTAATTGATATCCGCCCCTTTTTCCAGCAGCAGTTTGGCAAGCTCGGCCTGTCCATCGGACACAGCGGCCCGGAATGCCTCGCCGCCAAACTTGTCCACGGTGATCCCGGCTTGCTCCAGCACCGGGATATTCTCCGCTCGCTGTCCCCAGCGCACTTCCTGGAAGGCCCGCTCTTTCTGCTTCGGGCTGAGTTTTGCGGCCTGTCCAGCAAAGAGCGCCACCACCACCGGCCCACAACAGCGGGCAGCGGTGAGCAGCAGGGGTTGTTCCTCTGCCAGACCGGGATCAGCTCCATGCTCCAGCAGGAAGTGGATCATGGGCACATCGTTCCGAAAAACCGCGATCTCCAGCGGCATCAGTTTGATGTATTCGCTGAGCTGGATGGGAACATCTAAATCCAGACCGCCTTGGAGCAGCGCTTCCAGCTTGGGAGTGTCATGGTCGCAGATGGCAGCAGCCGTTTCTGGGAGAGTCTCCCAGCGGCCAATATATGCAATTTGGTACATAAGACACCTACTTTCGTTGTTGTTTCACTTGATAGGGAACGGTCCGGCCCAGCACCCGGCCCTTGCCAACGGCATTGGCTCCCTCATAGATTAAGAACTCCGCATTGTTTTCCAGCGGAGCGTAGTCAATGGTATCTGGATAGAGGGGTTGGGCATTCCCCAAAGCCGGTTCATCAAATGCACACTCGTCTCCGTCCAGAAAGCATACCCCCAGATATTCCGTGGTTCCTTTGACGACAAAATGGGGACAATATTTTCCACTCATCAGACTGGGGGGAGTCTTTCGCTTGCCGCTCCAGAAGATGACCTCCACATAGAGCACCGCCCGGTTTTCATCTGTCCCGATCATGCCAGTCGCTCCATTCCTGCTTAATCGCCAAACCGCTCGGCGGCATCCTGGTAAACGGTGATGCTTTTGGCCACCTTCTTTTTCTGGCTTCGGATGCGGAAGTAGTCCCGTAGAATGCGCTTCAGTTCCGGGTTTTCCACCTTGCGGGGCAGCAGGCTGATGAACATTTCGTCGTAGCTTTCGTACAGAACACCACTCCGGTTGTAACTTTGCCAAGTCACCGTAGGCTTTCGACCTTCAGGGTCTTTGGCCAGATCAAAAAGCCACCGCTCATCCAGCTCCACATAGCGTTCAAACATAAAGGTCGTGTCATAGGACCCGTAGCGGTCATGGCCCCAAAAGATGAACGCAGTCATTCCATCAGGCCCCAGGCGTTCATAGGTCCAGTCCTCCGGATAACAGCGGTAATCCAGCATCCCCAGAGCATTGAACAGGTAGATTTCTTTGGGAGTGCCCAGCAGGAGCGAATAGGTTTCATACACCTGTTCCTTGGGCTGGGTGATAATTGCTTTCATAAAGACTGGAATCAGCCAACTGCCGCCATAGCGTTCATATAGTTCATCGGCCAGTGCTTGTAGTCGTGTATCCGGGTTTCGAATCAAGGAGGCGGTCAGAATCAAAGCCGGAATCTTCTCCATTTCCTTTGGCTTTACTTTATAGAGCCCCAGTCCTTGGGAAATGTGCCATGTAGTGCATTTGTCACCATCATAAAAGGGGGTGTGCTTGAGATGGCCGATCCGTTCCGCATTTTCCGCCAGAAAACGGTACACCTCCAACATCTTGGGGGAGGCTTTGCCCAGCATCAAATGAAAACAGAAATTCATCTGTTCCACCTGTCCCTCTTCCAGCGGTTTTGTATCCGCCTCATCCAACAGCAGGGAGAGGGTTTTCAGGATGACTGGGGCAATCTGCTCCGATACACAATCCGAGCAGGCATCCGACATAATATGGCTGCCCATCCATTTGCCCTTGACCAGCTTGGCCCACAGTGGGGCAGCAGGGGCATACTCCAGCTGCGCCAAAGCCTTCTGAGCAGCCGTTTTGCACTTACCCTTTTCTGTATTCACAAGTTGGAACAGCAGTTCGCCGTTTGCTTCATCCTTGCCCAGCTCCAAAATGGCCTGTTCTCTCTTTACGCCCTTGGGAGGCAGTTGTTCTAAAATCATCAGAGTATTCATAGTGTCTCGTCCTCCTTCATAAGTTGTCCCTGCACCTCTTTGGGCAGGTCATTCCACAAAATATCGTATGTAAAATCCCGAATCTCCGGGTAACACTCCCGTGCGGTCTTTTCCGCAATATCTCTATTCAGGTAGTGCATCTCTTGGTGGAAAAACCAGTTGAGTTTTTCCATCAGCCGATAGAGTCGGATCTGTTCTTCTTGAGTCATGGCTTTGATCCTCCTACTTCAATTTCAGCACAAATCCCCAGATACTCACTACAATCAGAAGAACGCCCAGCAGGAAGAAAACCACACGCCGGTATCCTCTGCTGTGGCGGTGGGCATCCCGCGTACCAGTGGGGTCGCAGAGCCAGTTCCAGTTGCGGACCGCTCCAATCAAAATCACGGCCCCGATGACCACTGAGGCAATGTACCAATGCTCCTGTAAAAAAGCTGTGATCTGCTCGCTGTTCATTTAGGTTTCCTCCTCGCCTTCGTCGTCGCGTATCACCTCATACCACGCTCCGTCTTCTCCGCGCATCTGCATGGTACCATAGGGCAGGTTCAGGAGCGGGATAATGTCTGGATCGATGCGGCAGATGTCCCGGATATCATAGAAGCCGCAGTGCGACTCGTAGTATTCATCACCTTCGCCGTACACATCGCCCTCATCCCCGGAGTAGAAGGCCCAACCGCTCTCCCAGCCCATATCCTCGCGCTCGGGGAACAGCCGGTCCATAATCTGCACCTTGCACCCATCCTGGGCGACGCGGTCGGAAGCGTAGCAAAACAGAGGGCCGTCCCAGTCGGGAATGACAGCCGGTTTCCCTTCCGCTGCCCGCGCCACCCGCTTCTCGGGGTCATCTGCAAATTCCGCTTCCAGATACTGTTGATACCGCTCATCCAGCAACTGCTCCACACGCTGACGGCTTTTTTCAGTGTATGGTAGAAGCAGGTAGGCCGCATCTTTTTCCGCAATACTGTTCCAGACACGGTCTTTGGACTCGGCCAAGACGATATTCCGGCAGTCCCGGCGGTAAATATAGGGATTGGAGCGGTTGTCCTGAGCGTACCACTGAGCAAAGCCAGAGCCTCTCCGGTCAAAGAACTGAGTGGACAATTTCCCATCCAGCTTGTTCAGGATGAACGCCCGCAGGTCCGGCCCCTTTCCGGCCCAAACCGCCTCCACCACCTCCCGATGCCGGGAGAGGAATGGGTTACTCATTTGGCCTCGTTTCATAGCCCAGCCCAGGAAGAAGGCCATCCGATTGTAGGCATCCAATTCATCTACTGGCAGGTGAAGCGCCCGGATTTTCTTGATCTGCTCTGCGGCGTTGTCCATCTCCGCCGGGTCGTAACTGATTTTCTCCCGGTCTGTGACCACATTGAGCCGGTGCGGATTGATGACCTCCAAGCTCTCGTCCGGGCAGAGGTCCAGCAGGGCGTCCGAGCCGTGCTCCAACTTGTATTGGATCTCCTCCCGATAGAGGGGAATCACCTGATAGAAGTTGACTTCGTCCCCGTCCGGCAGGCGGCAGAAAAAGGAGTCCGTCCCAAACACACCAGGACAGAGTAGGATCTCACCACGCAGCTCCGTGTTCTCCGCGAAGGGGATGCCATCCTCACCCTCATCCAGTGTAGTCCTGGATTCCAGCCCTACCTCCGGGTCCTCCATGGCGAAGTGGGCGGTGGCCAGCATCATCCGGATGGGCCAGCTCCACCGCTCCTCCCGACAGTCCGCCTTTGTCAGCTTCCAGTCTCGGGGCAGATTGATGAGCAGCTCCGCCCGTTCCAGTTTTTCCTCCCAACGCTCCTCCGGGAAACCCATCCTATGCCGGCTCAGGCCGACAGTGACCAGAGTGTAGTAGTCATGCTCCGGCCGGGGCGGGATGATGGCGATCTCCAGCGGGTGATCTGGGTCGCTGTCGTCCGTGAGGAGCTGGGTATAGACACCGAACTGCTGGTCGATATGTACTTTCACATGGCCGAGGATGTCATCATCGGCAGGGGGAATGGTCTCCTGCCGGATGATCTTCTCCCGCTCGTTCCAATCCAGTTCCAAGGAATTTTCCTCCTCCAGATACTCCTCGCAGTCTCGCACCAGCTTTTGGGCGTCTATGTCATCCGGGGCCAAGGACAGCCAGCGTTTTGCGTATTCATAAGCGGTGGCTGTGGAGCCGTATGCCATCAGGCAGGAGTAGCCCATCCGAGCATTCCAGTAGGGATCGTTCTCACCCTGGGTGCGGACGGACTCCAGCAGATCAATGGCGTGCCGGAGAAGATCTCCATCCACTTCAGCGTTCTCGCCAAGAGCACCGCGGTCACTCAGCACCGCCAGATTGCTGTAGGCTCGGCCCAATTTTAGCGTCAGCAGATAATCCCGCTCCCGTTCTGGGATGGCTTCGATAGCCTCAATGCATCGGGCAAACTCGTCCGCATCATTCCACTTCTCAATCTGCTCCAGCAGCTCTGCTCTTTCTGCCTGATTCATCGTTTCACCGCCTTTTCTGTTTCATCCTTTGCCTTTTTTGAAGTGTCCGCTGCCTCGCCAGGTGTTGACTACGCAGGTGAATATCTGACCGCAGTGCTTGCACCTAATCATGTGAGCCATAATTTCGTCTGCCCATCCATCCTCAGTCTTTACCTTCTCCAGCGGACAGGTGGATTCCTCTGCAATCAGTTCAAATTCGCCTTGTCCTACCAACTGCTGGATATAGGCAATACAGGCCAGGTAGTCCTTTGGGGCATCAAATTTTCTCCATATTTGAATGTTTCGGCAGTGCTCGCACATAATGGATGCCTCCTCCTGTAAACGGTTGTTGTCAGCCCTGTATATCAGCGTCAACGGGGCCTTTTTTCAGCGTTCCATCCACAGTGATCACATGGCCCCAGAACATATCGTCGTCCTCGTACCAGGCGGTAAAACGGCCGCCGGGAGATACTGTAAACTCGGTGAGCAGGATGCGCCGGGCGAACTCATCTTCGGTGATGGGGTCTTTCTCCGCTTCCCGGTCGGTCTGGTCATTGTCCGCCAGCCACTCGTTGGCCTGAGCGGTGAGCTTCTGGGCAGCCATCGCCCGCAGGGACTTGTCCCACACCTCCTGATCTGCCACCAGTTTCTTCATCACATTGGTGACACGGGTCCAGGACGCTTTCTTTTCAATCTCCACATCCAACGAGATCCGGACTTCTTTTCCCATCCACTTACAGGTCCCCTCGAATATGCTCATCTCACGATCCAGCGTGAGGGTTCCCAGCACTTCGTCCTCCAGAAGAATGGGCTTTGTGTATTCCGCCCAAATCTCCTCCAGTGCCGGACAGGGTACGCCTTCCTCCAGTACCTCAGTGACATACCACTGAGGTTCGTAGAGGGCATCACCTTTCCAGCCGCGGGCTTTGATCCGGTAGATCTGGCCCTTGGTAAACCGCTTGGAATAGTCGCCGGCATCCCGTTCCTTGTCCGTCAGCGGCCAGCTCAGGTAGCATCGACCGGAGATCACCTGTCCGGTCTGGGCATCCGCCATGGCGAGGGCATGGGTATGCGCCGCCCAGTAGGTATCCAGAAAGGTTTTGTCTGCGCTGACACCGTCCTGGATCAGTACCAGTTTTTCCTCATCTTCCGGGGCGTACAGGGCAATAAAGTCCTTGACCGTTCTCTTTTTCATGGCGTTCTCCTTACGCAAATACCTGCTGGTATTTCTCTTTCAGTTCCTTGGGCGCCGTCTTGATGACCTTGCTGCCGCCGTTTTCAGAGGCTGTGCCCCAGATGGCCCAGAGCACATCACGCCACAGGTAGGCCAGCGCCCTTTTGTCATTGCCGGATTCTTCCGGCAGGTAATATTCCAGATGCCCTTTGATCTCCATCAGAGCATCCAGGCTCTCCTCATTGGCGATCAGGGTGCGGAACTCCTTTGCGGGCTTCAGATTCTGCATGGACTGGACACCGTGGACCAACACCGGCAGGGACTGAGCAGTAAACCCGTACTTCTTAAAAAAGGTGTGAATAAACTTTTCTTGCAAAGAGGAGTGCTCGTCATCACAGCGATCCAGGTAATCGCACACCAGCCGCCACCACTTCGGCCCTTCCAGTCCCAGGGCAAACACGGCAAAGGTGCCAGGCATGGCGCAGGACTCATCAGAGAGGTTGTTGTACCACTCGTCCTCCTGCATGGCCAGCCGAGCATAATTCTCCATCCGGACATGGAGACGGGGATACCGCACCGCACAGGCAAAAAGCTGATGGACACCCTTCTTGGGCAGGCCGGGGATGGGCAGGTAGATCTTCTCCGGTCCGCGAAACTCGATGGAGTAGCTGCGGGGGAACTCCGGCTGCTCCAAAATCTCAATCAGATAGCTGAGAGCCTCCTCACAGGCCCCCTCGCCGCA
This DNA window, taken from Dysosmobacter welbionis, encodes the following:
- a CDS encoding DUF6138 family protein, whose translation is MSLPKRDGVNDRYYLIHKPDTSPEVLAEADLCIQDVLNGTARENHSAYPTVVRNHNGTPFLPDQLLERYLTELPLKGFPCEDAVSLCDAMRRLVGWQEIHYTLEKYIEKQVQERYFLVGERDDGFTVFPPCTVLPELRPEDADEELLRFACYVAVCCTVYGQSFEYLKTEHILGLVSQLRPDMVKQLKTAGSGKLPKDIQRRKTEHFTASANDAFATIRITARDCGEGACEEALSYLIEILEQPEFPRSYSIEFRGPEKIYLPIPGLPKKGVHQLFACAVRYPRLHVRMENYARLAMQEDEWYNNLSDESCAMPGTFAVFALGLEGPKWWRLVCDYLDRCDDEHSSLQEKFIHTFFKKYGFTAQSLPVLVHGVQSMQNLKPAKEFRTLIANEESLDALMEIKGHLEYYLPEESGNDKRALAYLWRDVLWAIWGTASENGGSKVIKTAPKELKEKYQQVFA